One Kitasatospora sp. NBC_01266 genomic window carries:
- a CDS encoding ABC transporter permease: protein MLRYLAKRFAYYLVLLIVSVFLAYALSSAALNPRTYFENKTPRPSAASVDRQLTALGINDHTPVVVRFGHWADGLVHGDLGQTINNTSVNADFGRRLWVSLRLLVIGSLLGTVLGVAAGAWGAVRQYRFSDRALTVFSFVLLSSPVFLVALFLKNGAIALNQASGHQLINFTGYQTPGLTGGLGAHLVDWGVHLLLPTLSLALGGIATYSRYQRSTMLDVLGSDYLRTAEAKGLTRRQALLRHGLRTAVIPMSTLFAYNILGIFVGATFTEVIFGWHGMGEWFINSIDENDINSVVAVNLFTAVTILASGFLADTLHAALDPRVRA, encoded by the coding sequence ATGCTGCGCTACCTGGCGAAGCGCTTCGCCTACTACCTGGTCCTCCTGATCGTCTCGGTGTTCCTCGCCTACGCGCTCTCCAGCGCCGCGCTCAACCCCCGGACGTACTTCGAGAACAAGACGCCCCGCCCGTCCGCCGCCTCGGTGGACCGGCAGTTGACCGCGCTCGGCATCAACGACCACACCCCCGTGGTGGTGCGCTTCGGCCACTGGGCGGACGGACTGGTCCACGGCGACCTGGGCCAGACCATCAACAACACCTCGGTCAACGCCGACTTCGGGCGCCGGCTCTGGGTCTCGCTGCGCCTGCTGGTGATCGGCAGCCTGCTCGGCACGGTGCTCGGCGTGGCCGCCGGCGCCTGGGGCGCGGTGCGCCAGTACCGCTTCTCCGACCGGGCGTTGACGGTCTTCTCGTTCGTGCTGCTGTCCTCCCCGGTCTTCCTGGTCGCGCTCTTCCTGAAGAACGGCGCGATCGCCCTCAACCAGGCGTCCGGGCACCAGCTGATCAACTTCACCGGCTACCAGACCCCCGGGCTGACCGGCGGCCTGGGCGCGCACCTGGTCGACTGGGGCGTCCATCTGCTGCTGCCCACCCTCTCGTTGGCGCTCGGCGGCATCGCCACCTACAGCCGCTACCAGCGCAGCACCATGCTGGACGTGCTCGGCTCGGACTACCTGCGCACCGCCGAGGCCAAGGGGCTGACCCGCCGTCAGGCCCTGCTCAGACACGGTCTGCGGACCGCCGTGATCCCGATGTCGACCCTCTTCGCCTACAACATCCTGGGCATCTTCGTCGGCGCCACCTTCACCGAGGTGATCTTCGGCTGGCACGGGATGGGCGAGTGGTTCATCAACTCGATCGACGAGAACGACATCAACTCGGTGGTCGCGGTCAACCTCTTCACCGCGGTGACCATCCTGGCCTCCGGCTTCCTGGCCGACACGCTGCACGCCGCCCTGGACCCCCGGGTGCGTGCCTGA
- a CDS encoding ABC transporter permease — protein MGDSVVTAVLDEPAAAPAAEAPLSRGRLVLARLLAAPGALVGLALVVLLFLLAFVGPYLTHWSYTDIDYSALREPPSSTHWFGTGSLGQDVYAQTLRGLQKSLIIGLLVALLSTVAAGLVGSCAGYFGGWTDRLLMFFVDLMLVFPSFLIIAIISPRLQSSGWIAFVVLLAAFNWMITARVVRSMTISLKEREFVRAAQFMGVRPLRIIWRHILPNAASYLIVDATIAVGSAVMSETALSYFGFGVKAPDVSLGTLIADGTDAAPSYPWMFYFAAGLLVLFVLAVNLIGDGLRDALDPTAQAGRRRSARSERKSRKGSA, from the coding sequence ATGGGGGACTCCGTGGTGACCGCCGTGCTGGACGAGCCCGCGGCGGCCCCCGCCGCCGAGGCTCCGCTGAGCCGGGGCCGCCTGGTGCTGGCCCGCCTGCTGGCCGCCCCCGGCGCGCTGGTGGGCCTGGCCCTGGTCGTGCTGCTCTTCCTGCTGGCCTTCGTCGGGCCCTACCTGACGCACTGGAGCTACACCGACATCGACTACTCGGCGCTGCGCGAACCCCCGTCCAGCACCCACTGGTTCGGCACCGGCAGCCTCGGCCAGGACGTCTACGCGCAGACCCTGCGCGGGCTGCAGAAGTCGCTGATCATCGGACTGCTGGTGGCGCTGCTGTCCACCGTGGCGGCCGGCCTGGTCGGCTCCTGCGCGGGCTACTTCGGCGGCTGGACCGACCGGTTGCTGATGTTCTTCGTCGACCTGATGCTGGTCTTCCCGAGCTTCCTGATCATCGCGATCATCTCGCCCCGGCTACAGAGCAGCGGCTGGATCGCCTTCGTGGTGCTGCTGGCCGCCTTCAACTGGATGATCACCGCCCGGGTGGTCCGCTCGATGACGATCTCGCTCAAGGAGCGCGAATTCGTCCGCGCCGCCCAGTTCATGGGCGTGCGGCCGCTGCGGATCATCTGGCGGCACATCCTGCCGAACGCCGCCTCCTACCTGATCGTGGACGCCACCATCGCGGTCGGCTCGGCCGTGATGAGCGAGACCGCACTCTCCTACTTCGGCTTCGGCGTCAAGGCACCCGACGTCTCGCTCGGCACCCTGATCGCCGACGGCACGGACGCCGCACCCAGCTACCCCTGGATGTTCTACTTCGCCGCCGGGCTGCTGGTGCTCTTCGTGCTCGCCGTCAACCTGATCGGCGACGGGCTGCGCGACGCGCTCGACCCGACGGCGCAGGCCGGACGGCGGCGCTCGGCCCGTTCCGAACGCAAGTCCCGTAAAGGCAGCGCCTGA
- a CDS encoding ABC transporter ATP-binding protein, producing MTTVAAPLLAIRDLRVDFAGARRRAATAAVRGVDLTLERGETLGIVGESGSGKSVTALAVLGLLPGTATVRGSVQLDGRELVGLPGGELAGIRGRRISMVFQDPLSAFTPVYRIGDQIAEAVRVHQKTDKATARRRAAELLDLVGIPDPGGALYNFPHEFSGGMRQRAMIAMAIANNPDILLADEPTTALDVTIQAQVLDVLRTAQRETGAALVLVSHDLGVIAQMADRVAVMYAGRVVERATVDELFTAPHHPYTLGLIGAVPRLDRAGGPLVPIPGNPPALNALPPGCPFAARCPLATDECLRLEPALAGPADHQAACLRSAHLAETRPAPSDIYPVPVLPPAPAPAARADLPAVLTVSALRKTFPVLMGSVFKRKVGEVYAVDGVSLDIRRGETLGLVGESGSGKSTTLFEILALGKPEAGRIELLGQDTAALTRAAAHQLRSRLQIVFQDPMASLDPRMPISDIIAEPLRALGTERAVIAARIPALLAQVGLDPAHASRYPHEFSGGQRQRISIARALALSPELLVLDEPVSALDVSIQAGVLNLLQELKASLGLAYLFVSHDLSVIRHLADRVSVMYLGRTVEQGAIASVFAAPRHPYTRALLSAVPLPDPAAERARTRLLLPGDPPSPTSRPTGCAFRPRCPIYPTLGAEQRTACETTAPALTEAAPDADHAAACHYPTAEPA from the coding sequence ATGACAACCGTGGCAGCCCCCCTGCTGGCCATCCGCGACCTGCGGGTCGACTTCGCCGGCGCCCGCAGGCGCGCGGCCACCGCCGCCGTGCGCGGCGTGGACCTGACCCTCGAACGCGGGGAGACCCTCGGCATCGTCGGCGAGTCCGGCTCGGGCAAGTCCGTCACCGCACTCGCGGTCCTCGGCCTGCTGCCCGGCACCGCCACCGTGCGCGGCTCGGTCCAGCTGGACGGGCGCGAGCTGGTCGGGCTGCCGGGCGGCGAGCTGGCCGGCATCCGCGGCCGGCGGATCTCGATGGTCTTCCAGGACCCGCTCTCCGCCTTCACCCCGGTCTACCGGATCGGCGACCAGATCGCCGAGGCGGTGCGGGTCCACCAGAAGACCGACAAGGCGACGGCCCGGCGCCGGGCCGCCGAACTGCTCGACCTGGTCGGCATCCCCGACCCGGGGGGCGCGCTGTACAACTTCCCGCACGAGTTCTCCGGCGGCATGCGCCAGCGCGCGATGATCGCGATGGCCATCGCCAACAACCCCGACATCCTGCTGGCCGACGAGCCGACCACCGCGCTGGACGTCACCATCCAGGCCCAGGTGCTGGACGTGCTGCGCACCGCGCAGCGGGAGACCGGCGCCGCGCTGGTGCTGGTCAGCCACGACCTCGGGGTGATCGCGCAGATGGCGGACCGGGTCGCGGTGATGTACGCCGGGCGGGTGGTGGAGAGGGCCACCGTGGACGAGCTCTTCACCGCGCCCCACCACCCCTACACGCTCGGCCTGATCGGCGCCGTGCCACGGCTGGACCGGGCCGGCGGCCCGCTCGTCCCCATCCCCGGCAACCCTCCGGCCCTCAACGCGCTGCCGCCGGGCTGCCCGTTCGCGGCCCGCTGCCCGCTGGCCACCGACGAGTGCCTGCGGCTCGAACCCGCGCTGGCCGGTCCCGCCGACCACCAGGCCGCCTGCCTGCGCTCCGCCCACCTGGCCGAGACCCGCCCGGCGCCGTCCGACATCTACCCCGTCCCGGTCCTCCCCCCGGCCCCCGCCCCCGCCGCTCGCGCCGACCTGCCGGCGGTCCTCACCGTCTCCGCCCTGCGCAAGACCTTCCCCGTCCTCATGGGCAGCGTCTTCAAGCGCAAGGTCGGCGAGGTCTACGCGGTGGACGGCGTCTCGCTGGACATCCGGCGCGGTGAAACCCTGGGCCTGGTCGGCGAGTCGGGCTCGGGCAAGTCCACCACGCTCTTCGAGATCCTGGCCCTCGGCAAGCCCGAGGCCGGCCGGATCGAACTGCTCGGCCAGGACACCGCCGCCCTGACCCGGGCAGCCGCCCACCAGCTGCGCTCGCGACTCCAGATCGTCTTCCAGGACCCGATGGCCTCCCTCGACCCCCGGATGCCGATCAGCGACATCATCGCCGAGCCGCTGCGGGCCCTGGGCACCGAACGGGCCGTGATCGCCGCCCGGATCCCCGCCCTGCTCGCCCAGGTCGGCCTCGACCCCGCCCACGCCTCCCGCTACCCGCACGAGTTCTCCGGCGGCCAGCGCCAACGCATCTCCATCGCCCGGGCGTTGGCCCTCTCCCCGGAACTCCTGGTGCTCGACGAGCCGGTCTCCGCACTCGACGTCTCCATCCAGGCCGGCGTCCTCAACCTGCTCCAGGAGCTCAAGGCCTCGCTGGGCCTGGCCTACCTCTTCGTCTCCCACGACCTCTCGGTGATCCGCCACCTCGCCGACCGGGTCAGCGTGATGTACCTGGGCCGCACCGTCGAGCAGGGCGCCATCGCCTCCGTCTTCGCCGCCCCCCGCCACCCCTACACCCGCGCCCTGCTCTCCGCCGTCCCGCTGCCCGACCCCGCCGCCGAACGCGCCCGCACCCGCCTGCTGCTTCCCGGCGACCCGCCCTCCCCCACCAGCCGCCCCACCGGCTGCGCCTTCCGCCCGCGCTGCCCGATCTACCCGACCCTGGGCGCGGAGCAGCGCACGGCCTGCGAGACGACCGCCCCCGCCCTCACCGAGGCCGCCCCGGACGCCGACCACGCGGCGGCCTGCCACTACCCGACGGCCGAGCCGGCCTGA
- a CDS encoding MFS transporter has protein sequence MAVSEQEASAPEEWDPLPRPPWAEPQLPPRTVGQRAVLVGTLAALTLVLAIVAGSQGLRDLDAAQLPYAAASVFLAFGLAHRCTVWASGPAVRRFLRLSWRNASCWSGLRAEPLALPRLVGGCLGLRRPAGGRSRLHRSARQLLCWSCLLAAVIAFPLSWGWFTCTGGGDPAGSGYVLRLWGHRLFGFDADGPLGWVVFHGLDLVSVPVVAAAGFLLWRRDGAATGGDGPRPDARWLTALLAVAVTGLLLTFSALALHGGGYQFLAVLHAASVVFTMLYLPFSRPPRALRRPERQTPSTGNGARP, from the coding sequence GTGGCCGTGTCCGAGCAGGAGGCCAGCGCGCCCGAGGAGTGGGATCCGCTGCCACGACCGCCCTGGGCCGAGCCGCAGCTGCCGCCGCGCACGGTGGGGCAGCGTGCCGTGCTGGTGGGCACACTGGCCGCGCTCACCCTGGTGCTGGCGATCGTGGCGGGCAGTCAGGGGCTGCGCGACCTCGACGCCGCGCAGCTGCCGTACGCGGCGGCCAGCGTCTTCCTGGCCTTCGGGCTCGCCCACCGCTGCACCGTCTGGGCGAGCGGGCCGGCCGTTCGCCGGTTCCTGCGGCTGAGCTGGCGGAACGCGTCCTGCTGGTCGGGGCTGCGCGCCGAGCCGCTCGCGCTGCCCCGGCTGGTCGGCGGCTGCCTGGGGCTGCGCCGGCCGGCCGGCGGGCGCTCGCGGCTGCACCGCTCGGCGCGGCAACTGCTCTGCTGGAGCTGCCTGCTGGCCGCCGTGATCGCCTTCCCGCTGTCCTGGGGGTGGTTCACCTGCACCGGCGGCGGGGATCCGGCCGGGTCGGGCTACGTGCTGCGGCTGTGGGGGCACCGGCTCTTCGGCTTCGACGCGGACGGGCCGCTCGGGTGGGTGGTGTTCCACGGCCTGGACCTGGTGTCGGTGCCGGTGGTGGCCGCCGCCGGGTTCCTGCTGTGGCGGCGGGACGGCGCGGCAACCGGCGGCGACGGCCCGCGGCCCGACGCCCGGTGGCTGACCGCGCTGCTGGCGGTCGCGGTGACCGGCCTGCTGCTGACCTTCTCCGCACTGGCGCTGCACGGCGGCGGCTACCAGTTCCTGGCCGTCCTGCACGCGGCCTCGGTCGTCTTCACCATGCTCTACCTGCCGTTCAGCAGGCCGCCGCGCGCGCTGCGGCGGCCCGAGCGGCAGACCCCCAGCACCGGGAACGGAGCGAGGCCATGA
- a CDS encoding Rieske (2Fe-2S) protein gives MSGPPDEQRTAATRRACLRLVATVSGGLAVGSTMVAAGVIPRHGDGGADSLKIADELAPGETVSFSYPTARDRAIGIRLADGSLVGYSAVCTHLACAVLWRPDGGIAGELYCPCHEGAFDVRTGDVTAGPPPRGLPKVVLVEDPAGGVWAIGTARSGESEEHGVCRQLHDRDPDLAHQAGCDGPTAAPSGPVKEQT, from the coding sequence ATGAGCGGCCCACCGGACGAGCAGCGGACGGCGGCCACCCGGCGCGCCTGCCTGCGCCTGGTCGCCACCGTCTCCGGCGGCCTGGCGGTCGGCTCCACGATGGTCGCCGCCGGGGTGATCCCCCGGCACGGCGACGGCGGCGCCGACTCCCTCAAGATCGCCGACGAACTGGCCCCCGGCGAGACCGTCAGCTTCAGCTACCCCACCGCGCGGGACCGCGCGATCGGGATCCGGCTGGCCGACGGCTCGCTGGTCGGTTACTCCGCCGTCTGCACCCACCTGGCCTGCGCCGTGCTCTGGCGGCCGGACGGCGGGATCGCGGGCGAGCTGTACTGCCCGTGCCACGAGGGCGCGTTCGACGTCAGGACCGGTGACGTGACGGCCGGTCCGCCGCCGCGCGGGCTGCCGAAGGTGGTGCTGGTGGAGGACCCGGCGGGCGGGGTCTGGGCGATCGGCACCGCCCGGTCGGGCGAGAGCGAGGAGCACGGCGTCTGCCGCCAGTTGCACGACCGCGACCCCGACCTGGCGCACCAGGCGGGCTGCGACGGCCCGACCGCCGCACCCAGCGGGCCGGTCAAGGAGCAGACGTGA
- a CDS encoding DUF6755 family protein: MSDHQPPRRSPPEPPPGAYRTYPADYFPEPDGGGSGPVPRGSGGPGPAGARSPLLTARVLIALTVVVGQLWALPVAANAWLSGDTDTAWWTTAFSGACFLVVALIWRLAPERER, encoded by the coding sequence GTGAGCGACCATCAGCCACCGCGCCGGTCACCGCCGGAGCCGCCGCCGGGTGCCTACCGGACCTACCCGGCCGACTACTTCCCCGAGCCGGACGGCGGCGGCAGCGGGCCGGTCCCGCGCGGGAGCGGCGGCCCTGGGCCCGCTGGTGCCCGTTCACCGCTGCTCACCGCCCGCGTGCTGATCGCGCTCACCGTGGTGGTCGGCCAGCTCTGGGCGCTGCCGGTGGCCGCCAACGCCTGGCTGAGCGGGGACACCGACACCGCCTGGTGGACCACCGCCTTCTCCGGCGCCTGCTTCCTGGTCGTGGCGCTGATCTGGCGACTCGCCCCGGAGCGCGAGCGCTGA
- a CDS encoding nitrate/nitrite transporter (involved in the transport of nitrate and nitrite): protein MSTLLSRGRRRDSYRPGTAIQHWTPEDPGFWAATGARVAARNARIAAPALLLACAVWQLWSVTVVQLDRAGFGYSGSQRFWLTAVPGLTGATLRLGYTLLGPVAGGRRWTAASTALLIGPLLWLGLAVRDPATPYPVMVAIAALCGIGGGSFAASMAGVARLYPGRLSGAASLRHAAVGTLGVAAVQLLATIAITTGILAPAGGPGERRGGPELWLPNSAFRWIPLLVLTAGLAWSLMNDFVPRAAWLEKPRAVYRLKHTWLLTLLQLGTFGSFIGFAAAFPNLIDTTFTPLDPAWSATRYAWTGPFVGVLAQWLGGRPGARMSGARCTLISFAGMALAAIVAVRALPGDGDGGNFWLCWAGFLGVFLFAGLGNGSTLRQLRAVFGGRHRTASAVAGLSTAIAAYGGFFIPSMLALLPITDLLYVLVGYYALCLGICWWYYAREGAQAPG, encoded by the coding sequence TTGAGCACTCTCCTCTCCCGCGGCCGCCGCCGGGACAGCTACCGGCCCGGCACCGCGATCCAGCACTGGACGCCGGAGGATCCCGGGTTCTGGGCCGCGACCGGTGCGCGGGTCGCGGCCCGCAACGCACGGATCGCGGCGCCGGCCCTGCTGCTGGCCTGCGCGGTGTGGCAGCTCTGGTCGGTGACGGTGGTCCAGCTCGACCGGGCCGGCTTCGGCTACTCCGGATCGCAGCGGTTCTGGCTGACCGCCGTGCCCGGCCTGACCGGCGCCACCCTCAGGCTCGGCTACACCCTGCTCGGCCCGGTGGCCGGCGGGCGCCGCTGGACGGCGGCCAGCACCGCGCTGCTGATCGGCCCGCTGCTCTGGCTCGGCCTGGCGGTGCGGGACCCCGCGACGCCGTACCCGGTGATGGTGGCGATCGCCGCACTCTGCGGGATCGGTGGCGGCAGCTTCGCCGCCTCGATGGCCGGCGTCGCCCGGCTCTACCCGGGCAGGCTCAGCGGCGCCGCGAGCCTGCGCCATGCCGCCGTCGGCACCCTGGGCGTGGCGGCGGTGCAGCTGCTCGCCACGATCGCGATCACCACCGGGATCCTCGCCCCGGCCGGCGGGCCCGGGGAGCGGCGGGGCGGCCCCGAGCTGTGGCTGCCGAACAGCGCCTTCCGCTGGATCCCGCTGCTGGTGCTGACCGCCGGGCTGGCCTGGTCGCTGATGAACGACTTCGTACCGCGGGCGGCCTGGCTCGAGAAGCCGAGGGCGGTCTACCGCCTCAAGCACACCTGGCTGCTGACCCTGCTCCAGCTGGGCACCTTCGGCTCCTTCATCGGCTTCGCCGCCGCGTTCCCGAACCTGATCGACACCACCTTCACCCCGCTCGACCCCGCCTGGTCCGCGACCCGCTACGCCTGGACCGGCCCGTTCGTCGGCGTCCTGGCCCAGTGGCTCGGCGGTCGGCCCGGCGCCCGGATGTCCGGCGCCAGGTGCACGCTGATCTCCTTCGCCGGCATGGCGCTGGCCGCCATCGTGGCGGTGCGGGCGCTGCCGGGCGACGGGGACGGCGGCAACTTCTGGCTCTGCTGGGCCGGCTTCCTGGGGGTGTTCCTCTTCGCCGGGCTCGGCAACGGCTCGACCCTGCGGCAGCTGCGGGCGGTCTTCGGCGGCCGGCACCGGACGGCCTCGGCGGTGGCCGGCCTGTCGACCGCGATCGCCGCCTACGGAGGCTTCTTCATTCCGTCGATGCTCGCGCTGCTCCCGATCACCGACCTGCTCTACGTCCTGGTCGGGTACTACGCGCTCTGCCTGGGCATCTGCTGGTGGTACTACGCCCGGGAGGGCGCGCAGGCGCCCGGCTGA
- a CDS encoding DJ-1/PfpI family protein, which yields MAVKVLLVTGDAAESLEVFYPYQRLREEGYQVDIAAPSKKKLRFVVHDFEDGFDTYTEKPGYTWPADLAFADVDPAEYVALVIPGGRAPEYLRNDPEVQRIVRHFFEAEKPVAQICHGPQITGAAGVLGGRTTAAYPALEPDVRAAGATYQDGEAVVDGMLVSARAWPDHPGWLRAFIEILRTKAPVA from the coding sequence ATGGCTGTGAAGGTGCTGCTCGTCACCGGGGACGCCGCCGAGTCGCTCGAGGTCTTCTACCCGTACCAGCGGCTGCGCGAAGAGGGGTACCAGGTCGACATCGCCGCGCCGAGCAAGAAGAAGCTGCGCTTCGTGGTGCACGACTTCGAGGACGGCTTCGACACCTACACCGAGAAGCCCGGCTACACCTGGCCCGCCGACCTGGCCTTCGCCGACGTCGACCCGGCCGAGTACGTCGCGCTGGTGATCCCCGGCGGCCGCGCTCCCGAGTACCTGCGCAACGACCCCGAGGTGCAGCGGATCGTGCGGCACTTCTTCGAGGCCGAGAAGCCGGTGGCGCAGATCTGCCACGGTCCGCAGATCACCGGCGCGGCCGGGGTGCTGGGCGGCCGGACCACCGCCGCCTACCCGGCGCTCGAACCGGACGTGCGGGCGGCGGGCGCCACCTACCAGGACGGCGAGGCCGTGGTGGACGGCATGCTGGTCTCGGCCCGCGCCTGGCCGGACCACCCGGGCTGGCTGCGCGCGTTCATCGAGATCCTGCGGACCAAGGCACCGGTGGCCTGA
- a CDS encoding VOC family protein, whose product MDALYPRLLVTRFAECFRFYDAVLPELLGAVRQRGDEGGPYANWDVADQAVLVLFDRSALAAAIGTGALPPSAPPAQDSVMLVSRVADVDAALAFCLAHGGEQVTAPTDRPEWGPTLRSAHLRDPDGTLIELQSY is encoded by the coding sequence GTGGACGCGCTCTACCCTCGCCTGCTGGTCACCCGTTTCGCCGAGTGCTTCCGCTTCTACGACGCCGTGCTGCCCGAACTCCTCGGCGCGGTGCGGCAGCGCGGGGACGAGGGCGGCCCGTACGCGAACTGGGACGTCGCCGACCAGGCCGTCCTGGTCCTGTTCGACCGGTCGGCGCTGGCCGCCGCGATCGGGACCGGCGCCCTGCCGCCCAGCGCCCCGCCCGCGCAGGACTCGGTGATGCTGGTCTCCCGGGTCGCCGACGTGGACGCGGCGCTGGCCTTCTGCCTGGCCCACGGCGGTGAGCAGGTGACCGCGCCCACCGACCGGCCGGAGTGGGGTCCCACGCTGCGCTCGGCCCACCTGCGCGACCCCGACGGCACGCTGATCGAGCTGCAGTCGTACTGA
- a CDS encoding MarR family winged helix-turn-helix transcriptional regulator, producing the protein MDATPPSLLDLTSYLLAQTGRRARGRLATRLAERELRLWHLSILAALADFGPHAQRELAERLGIDASDTVRLLDELSRGGLVERTRSTTDRRRIQVTLTPAGQATLADLRNEAAAVQDEVLAPLSPAERAQLHQLLLRVFTADRT; encoded by the coding sequence ATGGACGCCACACCCCCGAGCCTGCTCGACCTCACCAGCTACCTGCTCGCGCAGACCGGCCGCCGGGCCCGGGGCCGACTCGCGACCCGGCTCGCCGAGCGGGAGCTGCGCCTGTGGCACCTGTCGATCCTGGCCGCACTCGCCGACTTCGGCCCGCACGCACAGCGGGAGTTGGCCGAGCGGCTCGGCATCGACGCGAGCGACACGGTGCGGCTGCTGGACGAGCTGAGCCGAGGCGGCCTGGTCGAGCGGACCCGCTCCACCACCGACCGCCGCCGGATCCAGGTCACCCTCACCCCCGCCGGGCAGGCCACCCTCGCGGACCTGCGCAACGAAGCCGCCGCCGTCCAGGACGAGGTGCTCGCCCCGCTGAGCCCCGCCGAGCGGGCCCAGCTGCACCAGCTGCTGCTGCGGGTCTTCACGGCCGACCGGACCTGA
- a CDS encoding MFS transporter produces the protein MSAPQQAAAPPSPPTPAGPVGALPRRPTLSRPVWVATATALLLGVLWARFVAGVSGDLAAQWAWADFAAHHPGSAYDLAWYGGMHPASYSVLTPWLMALFGVRTVAVASGVISAALLAHLVVRAGVRRPLPVVLWGAFALSCNVAAGRVTFALGIMFGLAALLPIAPAPTTGDGTAAPATAPAAAPARGTDRWRLAWAAVLALLATMASPVAGLFIEVAAAALLLTGRRRLGWALAGPPPVVVLGTALLFPGSGIDPISGPTALICVGCAAVVALISPPSWRTLRIGCLVYAAGSGLTWMFRTPIGSNVERLALIFGSVLVLAALCSRPFSWYRTPAACVALAVTAYWTVSANIIGIPLPPPPRQADALVAELHRLHADQARIEAVPMLNHWESWGLVDTAELARGWNRQADVQRNPLFYGNALTPADYHDWLQRWAVGYVALPAGPTDVAADAEAALIRTGPAWLQQVWHDDNWQLFRFTDAVPLADPPATVEQADAAQLRLTVTAPGPVLLRVPWSPWLAAHGPAGTCLSQDGDWTRLTAPAAGEYRIDARYGWPRGTPC, from the coding sequence GTGAGCGCTCCGCAGCAGGCAGCCGCGCCGCCGTCCCCACCGACGCCCGCCGGCCCGGTGGGAGCGTTACCGCGCCGGCCGACCCTGAGCCGCCCGGTCTGGGTCGCCACGGCGACGGCACTGCTGCTCGGGGTGCTCTGGGCCCGGTTCGTCGCCGGGGTCAGCGGAGACCTGGCCGCCCAGTGGGCCTGGGCGGACTTCGCCGCGCACCACCCGGGCTCGGCGTACGACCTGGCCTGGTACGGCGGCATGCACCCCGCCTCCTACAGCGTCCTGACCCCCTGGCTGATGGCCCTGTTCGGGGTGCGCACGGTCGCGGTGGCCAGCGGCGTCATCTCGGCGGCGCTGCTGGCCCACCTGGTGGTCCGGGCGGGCGTCCGCCGACCGCTGCCGGTGGTGCTCTGGGGAGCCTTCGCGCTCTCCTGCAACGTGGCCGCGGGACGGGTGACCTTCGCGCTCGGCATCATGTTCGGCCTGGCCGCGCTGCTGCCGATCGCCCCGGCCCCGACCACCGGTGACGGCACCGCAGCCCCGGCCACCGCCCCCGCCGCCGCTCCGGCGCGCGGCACCGACCGGTGGCGGCTCGCCTGGGCGGCCGTCCTCGCGCTGCTCGCCACCATGGCCAGCCCGGTGGCCGGGCTCTTCATCGAGGTGGCGGCGGCCGCACTGCTGCTCACCGGCCGCCGCCGGCTCGGCTGGGCGCTGGCCGGCCCCCCGCCGGTGGTGGTGCTGGGCACGGCACTGCTCTTCCCCGGCTCCGGGATCGACCCGATCTCCGGGCCCACCGCACTGATCTGCGTCGGCTGCGCCGCCGTGGTGGCGCTGATCAGCCCGCCGTCCTGGCGCACGCTGCGGATCGGCTGCCTGGTCTACGCCGCGGGTTCCGGACTGACCTGGATGTTCCGCACGCCGATCGGCAGCAACGTCGAGCGGCTCGCGCTGATCTTCGGCAGCGTGCTGGTGCTGGCCGCGCTCTGCAGCCGCCCGTTCAGCTGGTACCGCACCCCCGCCGCGTGCGTCGCCCTCGCGGTGACCGCGTACTGGACGGTCAGCGCCAACATCATCGGCATCCCCCTGCCGCCGCCGCCCCGGCAGGCCGACGCGCTGGTCGCCGAGCTGCACCGACTCCACGCCGACCAGGCCAGGATCGAAGCGGTCCCGATGCTCAACCACTGGGAGTCCTGGGGCCTGGTCGACACGGCGGAGCTGGCCCGCGGCTGGAACCGCCAGGCCGACGTCCAGCGCAACCCGCTCTTCTACGGCAACGCCCTCACCCCGGCCGACTACCACGACTGGCTGCAGCGCTGGGCGGTCGGCTACGTCGCGCTCCCGGCCGGCCCCACCGACGTGGCGGCGGACGCCGAGGCGGCGCTGATCCGGACCGGTCCGGCCTGGCTGCAGCAGGTCTGGCACGACGACAACTGGCAGCTGTTCCGCTTCACCGACGCCGTCCCGCTCGCCGACCCGCCCGCGACGGTCGAGCAGGCCGACGCCGCCCAGCTGCGGCTCACCGTTACCGCCCCCGGCCCGGTCCTGCTGCGCGTCCCCTGGTCACCGTGGCTCGCCGCGCACGGCCCGGCCGGCACCTGCCTGTCCCAGGACGGCGACTGGACCAGGCTCACCGCACCGGCCGCGGGCGAGTACCGGATCGACGCGCGGTACGGCTGGCCGCGCGGGACGCCCTGCTGA